ATTTAAATAAATATAAAATAGAAAGTCATGAAAAAATTAGTGGTAACATTCCTAATAACCCTATTCATTGGGGCGCTCTTTGCCTGTAAGGAGACAAAAAAAGAAGAAAAGGAGGAGGTTGTTGACGCAAATGCAGCACTCCCGAGTGAAGTGGAGAAATATGGAGGCTTAGCTCTATATACCGTTCGTGATGATATGTCAAGAGATGCAAAGTCAACCCTAAAGGCTGTTGCGGATGCTGGATATCAAAACATAGAAGCTGCAAATTATTCGGATGGTAGATTCTATTCTATGTTACCTCACGAATTTAAAGCTTATTTAGAAGATATAGGATTAAATCCTGTTAGTACACATCAAGGTTCTGTAACCTTGGACAATGCCGACGAAATGATGGCAGACGTCAAAGCAGCTGGTTTTGAATATTTCGTTATTCCCGTTCCTCCAATGGGCATGTTTGAATTTAATGCTGAGAACAGGACTATGAGCATGAATGGAAGTGTCAAGGAATTGGCCAATATCTTGGATACACTTGGGGGAAAAGCGAATGCGGCAGGACTTAAACTGTTGTATCACAACCATGATTTCGAGTTTAAAGAGAATTCCGACGGAATTGTGCCCATAGATTATCTATTGAAAAACTGCAATCCTGATTTGGTGAATTTTCAGATGGATTTGTATTGGGTTACTAAAGCTGGAGCTGATCCTCTAGCCTATTTTGAAAAATATCCGGGTAGATTTAAAATTTGGCATGTGAAAGACATGGATGACCAAGGAAGATTTGCTCCGGTAGGAAAAGGAACTATTGACTTTGAAAGGATTCTGGCCAATAAAGAACAATCGGGAATGAAATATTATATGGTGGAACAAGATATGACCTTTGATGGACTAGAGCCTCTAGAGGCTATTAAGATTAGTCATGAAGGTTTAAGTGAGATTGGTTTCAAATAAAAAACAGCCACTAAAATTTAGATAAAATGAAAAGACTTAAAAGTATATCAATTATAACGCTCTTAATGTTGCTAGGTTTTTCGGTAACTGCCCAGAATGTAGTATTAACGGGATCACAAGTGCCTGTAACCATTACAGATAATGGCAAAATTCGCGGTTACGTCCATAATGACATTGTTACCTATAAAGGCATCCCTTACGGTACGGCAAAACGATTTGAAGCAGCAGTAAAACCAGTTGCATGGGATGGCGTTAAAAGCACAACGATGTACGGACCCGTGTCTCCATTGATTAAACCTACAACGGTGATACAGGATGAACCTGAATTTGTTTTTGATCACGACTGGGGCTTCCCCAACGAAGATTGTCTGAGCTTGAATGTTTGGACACCAGAGGCATCAGACGCCAAGAAAAGACCAGTGATGTTTTGGATTCATGGGGGTGGCTTTACAGCTGGTTCTAGCCATGAACTTCCATCCTATGATGGTGAAAATTTGGCAAAAAAAGGAGATGTGGTGGTCGTAAGTATTAATCACCGCTTAAATGTGTTGGGCTTTTTGGACCTTTCGGCCTACGGTGAGAAATACCGGCATTCAGCCAATAACAGCATACTAGATATGGTACTCGCCTTAGAATGGGTAAGAGACAACATTTCCAATTTTGGAGGTGACCCAAATAACGTTACTATTTTTGGGCAATCTGGCGGTGGCGCAAAGGTGAATACCCTAATGGCAATGCCAAAGGCAAAAGGTCTGTTCCATAAAGCAATTAACCAAAGTGGATCTTTTAGGTCAAGTATGTTGGAAAAAGAAGATACACAGGACATTGCCAAGGAGACATTGTCACAACTTGGGTTGGACAAGGCTTCGGTGGACAGCATTCAAAATATCCCTTTTGAAATATTGGCCGAGGCAAGCAGCAAGGCATTGAGTGTCGTAGCCGAAAAAATGAAAGTTGCAGGGAAACAAATAATTGGTTTTGGCCTTAATTGGGGACCAAGTCGCGATGGCAAGGACCTACCCTATCAAATAGGTTCACCTGAAGCCTTGGAAATGTCAAAAAATATACCTCTATTGATTGGCACGGCGAAGAATGAATTTGCACCATTTGCCAACATGAGGTTTGTAGGTGCATCCGAGGAAACCATAATGAACCACATAAAAGAAACCTACAAAGACAAAGCAGATATATATATAGCGGCCGTTAAGAAAGCCTATCCAAACGATACGGACCCCAAAGATCTACTAGATGTGGATACGATGTTTAGACCAGGAGCAGTGGTACAGGCCAATGAAAAATCTGCAGTAAAGGATGGTGCCCCGGTCTACATGTATTTATTCACCTGGCAATCTCCGGTATTTGATGGAAAATTCAAGGCATTACATTGTATGGAACTACCCTTTATGTTCAATAATATAAACTTGGCAAACCATATGACAGGAGGTGGGGAAGAAGCCCATTTGCTTGCCGAAAAAATGAGTGGAGCATGGCTTAATTTCGCGAAAACTGGTAACCCGAATTATTCTAATTTACCAGAATGGCCTGCGTACAATAACTCAAATACCGCTACAATGCACTTTGACACAAGCTGTGACGTCAAGCCGCAAATGGACAAAGAGTTATTCGCTATAGTTGAAGGTAATTAATCAAATTTATACTCATGCAATTCAATAAAGTAAATTCAATTGTTCCTGTTTTAGTGGCGTTATTTTTTTTAGAAAGTTGTGGCGAAAAATTTACGTCTATAGAAAAAGATGGTTTTGTCCAGATTTCAAATGCCGATGGAAGTATCCTAGGGTACAATCCTGAATCCGGTGTTAAATTATTGACCGTGGACAGATATGCCTTCAAGGATTTGAATAAAAATGGAACCTTGGATACCTATGAAGATTGGCGTTTGCCCGTAAACGTGCGCGCTAAGGATTTGGCCAAACAAATGAGCCTTGAAGATATCGCTGGTTTGATGTTGTATAGTTCACACCAATCTTTACCGGGCAGGAGTCGTGGTTTTGGCTCATCTACCTACAATGGCCAGAAATTCGCTGAAAGTGGTGCAAAGGCTAGTGATTTATCTGATGAACAAAAGAAATTCTTGACCGATGACCATTTGCGCCACGTATTGATTACATCGGTAGAGAGCCCAGCTGTTGCGGCCCAATGGAACAATAACGCACAGGCTTTTGCTGAAGGTCTGTATTTGGGTATTCCGGTGAATACAAGTTCCGACCCTCGACATGGTAGCGACTCATATGCGGAGTATAATGCTGGTGCCGGTGGAGATATTTCTATGTGGCCAGGCACTTTAGGTATTGCGGCCTCTTTTGACCCTGACTTGATGGAACAATTCGGCGAAATTGCCTCAAAGGAATATAGAGCATTGGGTATTTCTACAGCCCTGTCTCCTCAAATAGATTTGGCTACAGAACCCCGTTGGAGTCGTTTTGACGGTACCATGGGCGAAGACCCTGATTTGGCCACTGATCTGGCGAGGGCCTATGTAGATGGATTCCAGTCCACCGAGGGTGGCGATTGGGGAATGGAGAGCGTCAATGCCATGGTAAAACATTGGCCTGGCGGTGGTCCGGAAGAAGGTGGGCGTGACGGCCATTTTGGATATGGTGCCTATGCCGTGTATCCCGGAAAAAATATTAAGGACCACATCAAGCCTTTTACTGAAGGAGCTTTTAAGTTAGACGGTCCAACAGAAATGGCCTCAGCCGTAATGCCGTATTATACAATCTCTACAGGGCATGGTGAAAATGTCGCCAACGGATACAATAAGTATCTCATCACCGATGTCTTGAGAGGGGAGTATGGCTATGAGGGCGTATTATGTACGGATTGGGGAATCACCAGAGATATTACCTCTGTATCTAAATTCGAAGGCAAACCTTTTGGTGTGGAAGGCTTATCCGTTGCAGAACGTCATTATAAGGCAATAGATGCGGGAATGGACCAATTTGGAGGCAATAATGACATGGCACCTGTTTTGGAAGCTTATGAAATCGGAGTCGCCAAATTAGGTAAAGAAGCGATGCGTGCCCGTTTTGAAGAATCCGCCGTCCGCTTATTAACCAATATTTTTAGGGTCGGCCTTTTTGAAAATCCTTATTTGGATGTTGCCGAAACAAAGGCTATTGTTGGTAATAGTGAGTTTATGAAAGCTGGTTTTGATGCGCAATTGAAGTCCATCGTAATGCTAAAGAACAGTAACGAGATCCTTCCGGTGAAAACCAAACAAAAAGTATATGTCCCACAGCGCTACATTGCACCAACGACCAACTGGTGGGGCATAACTACAGAACCAAAAACGATAGACCCCTTTAATATGGAATTGGTTACCAAATACTTTAACGTAGTGGATACACCTGGGGAAGCGGATTTTGCATTAGTTGGCATAGAAAGTCCAAACGGAGGCGTTGGTTATGATGAAGCCGATTTGAAAAAGGGAGGTAACGGTTACGTGCCGATCAATTTACAGTATGGCCCTTATACGGCAGATATCGCCAGAGAAGTTAGTCTGGCCGGTGGTAGTCCGTTAGAAGATTTTACCAATAGAAGTTATAAGGGAAAATCAACGGCCACCATTAATACGACAGATATGCAACTGGTAAAGGATACTAAAATGAAAATGGGTGATAAACCCGTAATTGTATCTATAAAGGTAGCCAAGCCTATGGTATTTTCTGAAATTGAAGGCAGTGCTGCTGCCATACTAGTGCATATGGGCGTTCAAGACCAAGCCTTAATGGAAATCATGACCGGAGCTGCAGAACCTTCAGGTTTACTGCCATTTCAAATGCCTGCCGATATGTTGACCGTAGAGGCACAATTTGAAGATTTACCAAGGGATATGAAGCCCTACACCGATGCAGATGGTAATGTTTATGATTTTGCATTTGGATTAAATTGGAAGGGAAAAATTGAAGACGACCGGGTGAAAAGTTATAAATAGACTTTTAACCTTAGACCACATTTTTGCTAAAACAAAAACCAATTTCGTCATGATATGATTTAGACTGCTCAACAATATACTAATTGGATTACGGGCCTCACTTTTTATCATTAGGGCCTAAAGGCCTGTTATGAAAGAATCAAAAAAACTTACTGATAAAATTTCTAGGTAATACTCTATGCCACCAGTAATCATAATAATGATTCTGATAGGAAAAACACTGAAACTTCCATGAGTGTGGCAAAAAACCATTCTTTTTTTGAACCATTAGTTTGATAATATCATCGACATGGCAGAAGAAAATGAAATACAATAACTTTCCAATAGAAATATCGGCTTATACTAAGAGACAAATTCAAAAGACTAGCCATATGAAATGATAAGCGATTGGGAAAATAACAATTTAATTACCTTAGGGAAACCTACACTTCGAATAAGCTCAAGATTCCTGAGTAAGATATCCGTACGTCCTTTTTACTATTTCAATTCTAGGTAAATGGTTATTTGAGAATACCCCGTCTTAATTGGCCTTGAGAACCCTAAATAGGTATCTAGACAGAATATAAACTGAACGTAAGATTTTGAGAAAAAATTAAGCATTTTAAGCCAAGTTCGCAAAATTGCGCACTTTAAAGCCCATTTAGTATTTTACCTAGAATCAAAAAAATCTGATAATCAATGATCATTAGATTCTTAAGCGTTAATATCGGGGTTGCAATATCAATTTCGTTCATCTCGAATGGAGAGATTGTTGCAAATTAAAGCAAATCTTAAATTTATTTAAAAACAAAAAAGTCCTGGTAGAAAGTTAGCTTTTCTTTGAGGACTTTTTCACTTTAACTTGACGGGATGGCAGAGTTAGAACTCCTACCCTCTTCTTTTAATAACCAGTATTTTACATTCTATTTTTCAACATAGGTAACCGATTAGGTCTACCTGAAAGGCTTTTTGACGCTTTCCTAACCAAAAATAGGAAAAGAGTGCCAAAACTATATAAATTGATTTGAATTTATTTTTTACACTAGAGACATTCATATAAAAAATTAAACTCAATCCATTTGCAATAACACTCACATTTAATAAGCATTAAATAATGTACTATTCAAAATATCATAAATCGTTCGTTTGATCAAACTTCAAAAATTAATTTAATAATCATTTTACACAAACAGTGTTTAACCCCAGTTGACTTTATTATTAGTACCAAAAGTAAAATAGAAAACAAATTTCCTTGAAATTCCCTAGCTTAACCTTAATTAGTCAACATTTAATAAAATATTTGTTCATATGGTCCCAAAGTATACGCTCTTATATAACTATCCTACATTGTAGATGGATTTTGATATGTAGAATAAATGCATCCACAGACTGAATTTAATCAAAATTTTGCTACAACAGAAACTTCGATTATCTAGAGACATTCTTCGGCTTTTGAATACATCCTAATAAAATTATAGAATGCGAAAAACAAAATTCTCATATTTCGATCTATTTTGAAACTGCTCTGATTCAGAAAAACTATTGACCAGTCAACTGACTATTTAAATCTATGTGATAAAAATATTCTTTCAACCAATGCTTGGTTGGTAGGACTATAACAATATATCCTATTTAGGTTAACTCCATCCTTTTTATCCGAATAGAAAGAAAACCTTTCTTGCAACTCTCCAACTCTTTTTTCTAAAACAATTTTAGAATGGATTCCACCTACCCTTAGTTCTTTAAAGCGGATTGTTTCACTATTCTGTTTAATGTCATCGATTGAAGAAAAGGAAAAAACTCCATAATCGAAATACAGGGTATCTTTATTATTGGTGAGCCCTCCGTAAAAGCCGTCAGTGCCTTGGGGATAAAATCGAAACCAGTCTTTAGGTGTGACCAAAGTGAATTTATCGAAATCAATTTTTTGTTCTTTAGCAGAATTAAATCCACCATCTTTATTACAGCCAAAAATGAAAAATGCTATATTAATAATTACCAGTATTTTTCTTTTTATAAAAATCATAATTAGTTTCAATTAAAATTTGTTTTAATAATAATATTTGCGGATGCATCAAACAATTCTAGTTTTGCTTTAGTGTTTAGTTGATGAATTGCTTTTCAGTATTTATGAAGCATTCACTCTTAATTGAGCTTCTCATTTGGGAATTATTGATGACCCAAGATTCACCCAAAAGGGAAGAATAACATATTTCAATATCGATGCTTTCCAGTTCAGGAAGTAGATTTTGGGTAAGATTATTCCAAGCAATAAAGAATAAGTCCACAGACTCCCCATCAGTAATCATCTGTTCACTAATGCTATTTGATCTCATGCTATTATAGTTGACCTGCTCCCCTTCTGGCATAAAACTATTCACCAGATCTTGCCAATTCTGAAAA
This sequence is a window from Maribacter aestuarii. Protein-coding genes within it:
- a CDS encoding sugar phosphate isomerase/epimerase family protein — encoded protein: MKKLVVTFLITLFIGALFACKETKKEEKEEVVDANAALPSEVEKYGGLALYTVRDDMSRDAKSTLKAVADAGYQNIEAANYSDGRFYSMLPHEFKAYLEDIGLNPVSTHQGSVTLDNADEMMADVKAAGFEYFVIPVPPMGMFEFNAENRTMSMNGSVKELANILDTLGGKANAAGLKLLYHNHDFEFKENSDGIVPIDYLLKNCNPDLVNFQMDLYWVTKAGADPLAYFEKYPGRFKIWHVKDMDDQGRFAPVGKGTIDFERILANKEQSGMKYYMVEQDMTFDGLEPLEAIKISHEGLSEIGFK
- a CDS encoding glycoside hydrolase family 3 protein, with amino-acid sequence MQFNKVNSIVPVLVALFFLESCGEKFTSIEKDGFVQISNADGSILGYNPESGVKLLTVDRYAFKDLNKNGTLDTYEDWRLPVNVRAKDLAKQMSLEDIAGLMLYSSHQSLPGRSRGFGSSTYNGQKFAESGAKASDLSDEQKKFLTDDHLRHVLITSVESPAVAAQWNNNAQAFAEGLYLGIPVNTSSDPRHGSDSYAEYNAGAGGDISMWPGTLGIAASFDPDLMEQFGEIASKEYRALGISTALSPQIDLATEPRWSRFDGTMGEDPDLATDLARAYVDGFQSTEGGDWGMESVNAMVKHWPGGGPEEGGRDGHFGYGAYAVYPGKNIKDHIKPFTEGAFKLDGPTEMASAVMPYYTISTGHGENVANGYNKYLITDVLRGEYGYEGVLCTDWGITRDITSVSKFEGKPFGVEGLSVAERHYKAIDAGMDQFGGNNDMAPVLEAYEIGVAKLGKEAMRARFEESAVRLLTNIFRVGLFENPYLDVAETKAIVGNSEFMKAGFDAQLKSIVMLKNSNEILPVKTKQKVYVPQRYIAPTTNWWGITTEPKTIDPFNMELVTKYFNVVDTPGEADFALVGIESPNGGVGYDEADLKKGGNGYVPINLQYGPYTADIAREVSLAGGSPLEDFTNRSYKGKSTATINTTDMQLVKDTKMKMGDKPVIVSIKVAKPMVFSEIEGSAAAILVHMGVQDQALMEIMTGAAEPSGLLPFQMPADMLTVEAQFEDLPRDMKPYTDADGNVYDFAFGLNWKGKIEDDRVKSYK
- a CDS encoding carboxylesterase/lipase family protein; amino-acid sequence: MKRLKSISIITLLMLLGFSVTAQNVVLTGSQVPVTITDNGKIRGYVHNDIVTYKGIPYGTAKRFEAAVKPVAWDGVKSTTMYGPVSPLIKPTTVIQDEPEFVFDHDWGFPNEDCLSLNVWTPEASDAKKRPVMFWIHGGGFTAGSSHELPSYDGENLAKKGDVVVVSINHRLNVLGFLDLSAYGEKYRHSANNSILDMVLALEWVRDNISNFGGDPNNVTIFGQSGGGAKVNTLMAMPKAKGLFHKAINQSGSFRSSMLEKEDTQDIAKETLSQLGLDKASVDSIQNIPFEILAEASSKALSVVAEKMKVAGKQIIGFGLNWGPSRDGKDLPYQIGSPEALEMSKNIPLLIGTAKNEFAPFANMRFVGASEETIMNHIKETYKDKADIYIAAVKKAYPNDTDPKDLLDVDTMFRPGAVVQANEKSAVKDGAPVYMYLFTWQSPVFDGKFKALHCMELPFMFNNINLANHMTGGGEEAHLLAEKMSGAWLNFAKTGNPNYSNLPEWPAYNNSNTATMHFDTSCDVKPQMDKELFAIVEGN